TAAATCAGGGACAAAATTGTCCAATTGTAGCTTAACATAGTTGTGACATACATATAATACCAAAAAGGGGAGATCTGGAGAATATTTTGTAAGGGTTAGTGAAATTGTATGCATTTTCAGCGTTAAGTCCAAATTCCAGTAATTGATGTCAATGTTATGGGTGTTATGTTTCTTTGGTTCCATAATTATTGAATGCTTTTGAATTATTTGTAATTAATATGCTATATCTCCGCTATAATTTCAACTGCAGCAACCGCCAAACCAATTGAATTTACTTATTTTCTTACGTCAATTTCACCtgagggtggcaagtgggccggttcagGACAGGGACCAGCCCGGGATCGTGGACCAAACGATCTTCTGGGCCTAAACGGGCCTGAACCAGTTAGAACCGGCTAAGTGGGCCTGGTCCGATCTTCTGGGCCGGTTCTTCACTTTAGGACCGCTAGGCCCGGGACTGGACCGGTCTTGGTAGGCCCAAACGGTCCCAAtggtcaaaaattttaaaaaaatattctaCCCGTTTGGGCATTTAAAAAATAGCCATTGGGTTTGttaaaatagccgttggctatttacaaaatagccatttaacctccctcccccacccccacccccaaactttttataattatatttttttcctattttaaagtttaaactataaataccccctcattctttcatttttctcacaaaatcatcaatctctctcaatctctctataattttcttctataattgctactattgcttaatttattgttacaatttgtgaaaaaattgtgaagttggtgaattaaaatcttcaagtcttcaacgataattaattttcaacaagttattcgtcaattcggtaaactcgttccaactcttaatttttaatattatagttttgtttgttttatttattttttattatttgattaattaagatggcttctttaaaaaaactttttggtaaaaataaggaaaaatccaagagtggcgaatctagtggccaatttATTTCTCCTCCACTGCCCCTGGCTCCCCGACCCAAATCCCatatccgtcctacacctgctattcttgatagtgataatagtttattacaatttactgagagtcaattttgccataatgttggagctggtgaacaattagaccatgaattaatgaatgctctttattctaatccgactattgatgaaaatgatgatgagggaatagattttgatgaaactcaaccggattaCGATACACACATTAGTcttgctcctgaagttaacccaactagtgataatcCAATTGATACTCCGTCTGATACTCATGTTACTGCTCCTATTTTTTCTAGACAACGTATTAAACAGACAGAAACATCTATTATTTggtcattttttactcaactaattccacaAAGTAAaactaagtgtaaaacttgtggcaaggAGTTAACTTTTAacttattgcttatagaataattaattcacgtcacacatggcagtttattgctagcacagttacggatatttatagatatttttgcattaatgataaaataatgtcagtttcaatggataatgctactagtaacacaaatattgtagccttgcttaccactacactaagtcctgcatttagtaacatttttcatgttagatgtatttatcatatttaccatttaattgtgggtgatggtatgagaattttaaatattgaaattgaaaaggttaaaatggctcttaactggcttttttattcaaaccgtagaagtagacttagagaatattttaaaagatgcgatgaatttggcctaagagaaagaaatgttcctaaaccttgtccaactagatggaaatacatgtatgaaagtttagttgttgcatatgaatatagaaacctcataaactcaacgtttaatgctcatgtaagtgatggtgatgagcaccttacaaatgcggattgggctaatgttaaaatgctttgtagattttttagaaaaattttatattgctacaaataaattttctgggcaatattatcctactatttctaactgtttagtttatattgcagaacttgcaaatttgtttgctcattttttagagggtgggaaaatttataaacttcctattgattctatgagaaaaaagattaaaaaatatttttttcctattcccctATTTATAGTAttgctgctttgttaaatccttgtatgaaattaggaggtcatCAATTTTGGTATGGAACTGTTTATAaaggtttagcacttgaagatgaggagtcgtctaaacttccggaagcaatagcctcaattagaataaatgctcaaattATTTATAATGCATATCAAGTTGCGTTacatcatgctagaccaaatgttccaactccttcttcttctgattctcaatcatctaaaagaactgcgagagtaagagcacttagtgcttggacAGGGTTTaagggttctcaaggttctactagtagtgatttttcacaactaaatgagtttGAAGTTTATTTATCACAGAAAATTGaagaagtgaatcccgacggctcctttaatcttttggaatggtggaaggacaaagaaaaatactttccggttctttTAAGGACGGcacgagacattttaactattcaagcttcaacagtggcatgagagagcgctttcagtcaagcaagacttcaactcggtgattatagagcgtctatgaggaatagcttgaaaaaatcagtacttttcagagattggatccgttcgaaaagaggaaattttggacttgctgaatcacaaccagaggtagacgaagcttacgaagaaatgctagttgAACTTGCAGAGGATTCTGCTTCGCTCgaaagcggtgatgaccaagcttcttttccgccaccacTAATGAAAATTCTTTCGGATCTTAATGGATTTATGAAgcttgtaagagataccatgtaacttgtatgaacaaaaattagtatgtattaagtaacttgtattttgacacatcttgattagtttcctTTTCTTCTCAATGGTAGTATTATcatcttgttgtgctcattccataggggggaggaagactaagaaagatattgccatatttttttaatgctataataaaattataacgtattgctttgaatatctctttacaatattttattctttaaatttgtattaaaaaaattaggtcacaattctataataaaatttacaaggaattgtcttagatatttttattaacaTCTTTTTTTCTCTAATTTCTATAAAAAAAAGTATTTGTTGGGTCCATTTAGGCCCacttgggcccacttagcccgcggtccgggaccgtttagcccgggaccattagttcgtgggcccggtcccgggccggttcctacaaaaagactatcaggaccgggaccgtttggcccgtttaaattgggaccggtccgggaccgggaccgtttggaccggccccaTGTCACCCTTAATTTCAGCCTTCGGTgtaaaaaaagagaaaatgtaGATAATAAGCAGAGAAATCGAACCACAGTGATGCAATTCATATAGTGATATTGCTATAAAAACACAAACATAGACTATGATCAACACACTGATTTACATTTAATTGGTACTGTTGCTTTTGCATTATTTCCTTtcattttctaaaaataataGAACAAAGATGATCATATCGGTCGAGAAGACTAATTCTTTATGTATCTTCAGGGGCAAACTGTGGTGATCGCCTGTTTTTGGTTCCTCTTTCCCTATCACATTGAAGGCCAAAAGAACGTAATGATCAGTTACTCTATTACTATATCATAAAACTGTGCCATGGGACTATGAATCAGCTTCCTATAATAATTCCAAGACTATGGACCCTTAAAAAAACATATATCAGAAAGTTTTATTAGTTTATATCATTTGCAGAAGCAGAGCAACGTGAACGAAGTGTATCTTTATCGTCACAATCATTCTTAACTTGCCGGGCTTTCTAAGGAATTCAATTGAAAAATAGAACTTGTGTTACCTATCCATAACAGAAGTACGGGTCAGTACGTAGTATAAATTCATTGCTCCCTCTATAATATTTCATCCGCAACATTCAACAAAGATAATAGAAGATATCAGGTTGTGAAAACTAAAATGGCCAGCTTGACATTCAATTGGAAGGTTGCTTTTGGAGCTCTCCTAGTGTTGGAAATGTTTGTTTCTCAAGCCACATCTCGAGACTTGTATGAAGCTTCAATTTTCCAGAAACACAAGCAGTGGATGAGTCTCTTTGGACGGGTTTACAAAGATGATATAGAGAAGGCAAAAAGATTCAAAATATTCAAGGATAATTTTGAGTATATTGAATTTGTCAACAAGGTTGGGACTCGACCTTATATTTTAGGCATTAATGAGTTTGCTGATTTGAGCAATGAAGAATTCAAAGCCAGCCGCAATGGATACAAAATGTATTCACATCAACAATTGTCGAAATCCACATCATTTAAGTATGAAAATGTGACTGCTCCAGCTACTATGGATTGGAGAACGAAAGGTGCTGTTACCGGAATTAAGGACCAAGGACAATGCGGTAAGCTAAAACAAACTAAACATTTTCGTTCATAACATCGATCATTTTAATGAATGTGGATTACTAATATAATGTAATGTAGGATGTTGCTGGGCATTTTCTGCTGTTGCTGCTACAGAAGGAATAAACAAGATCAAGACGGGTAAATTAATCTCTTTATCGGAGCAAGAACTAGTGGATTGTGACACAAGGTCAGATATGGGATGTGAAGGAGGTCTTATGGATGATGCTTTTAAATTCATAATCAAGAACAATGGGCTTACTACTGAATCCAATTACCCATATGAGGGAACTGATGCTACTTGCAAAACTGGTAAAGAGTCCAACCATGCAGCTAAGATCACAGGTTATGAAGACGTTCCAGACAATAGTGAATCCGCTTTGCTAAAAGCAGTTGCCAACCAACCAATATCCGTTGCTATTGATGCTAGCGGTTCAGATTTCCAATTTTATTCAAGCGGTGTTTTCACCGGAAAATGTGGAACTGAGTTAGATCATGGTGTTACAGCGGTTGGTTATGGAAAAATTGGTGATGGAACTAAATATTGGTTAGTGAAAAATTCATGGGGAACAAGTTGGGGTGAGAATGGATACATAAGAATGCAAAGAGATGTTGATGCTGAGGAAGGACTCTGTGGAATTGCTATGCAAGCGTCTTATCCATCTGCTTGAATCGGACCTTAGGGCGAATTTGCTGTTGATTATTATGTAAAGATAATTGATGTTCATCCTTCTTAATTATAATTTATGTGGTGTATCTAGAGTCTATGTATGTTATGGACTAGCAGTTTGTACATTTTAAGTgctgaacaaaaattagtatgtgaACAGATCGGTAATACGAGTCATGTGATTATGTTTTATAGTTGCCTTTTAAACTTCCTTTTCCATATTGCTTTATGGTAGGATAAGGTATTCTTCAGCAATTGACTAACCTTGTcaacttccactctggaatatcGCCCAAAATAAACTATAAAATGTGCAAAATGCTTGTTTGAACGATTTACATGCTGTTTATGTTAGCTAACCTAATTGCATTTTAGAAATTCCACTTATAAATTGTATTTCAGCAATGCGGCGAAACTTAAAAATCCCAAAGAATGTGGCTTACGTTTATACCGAATGCGACTTATAGATCGCTATAAATCATCGGACATTTACCTTGTGCGACTTATAACTTGCATTTGCGAAAGATGAATTATAAATTATATTTACAAAATGCAACTTATAAACCGTATTTCTTGAATGCGACTTATGAATCGCATCCCGAATGTGATTTTTCAGATACGAACCATCCAGAATTCTCTCTTTCCGTTTCTGTTTCCATTTCCTCTTTGGTAAAATCATTCTCGCTTTCTACTTCTTATACACAGTTGAAATTCTGTTATTGTTATGCTGTAAATTTGATCTGCATGAGCAAATGATACTCTCCCATTTTTGTTAATTTTACATAATCGTGCTACGTTCCGAAGAATTTGTTAGTTGTTTGAATCCtccattttttctttttggttaaTCTTTTATaatgtgtacggtcaaaaccgatccTCAGTCATAAAGACCAGTCGAGACGACGACGTTTCGATCGAAGGATATCTACATGATGAGCTCGGTCGAATTTCGAAGTAGGGACATCGAGCTTCGAGCCAATAGACCGATCAACGACAAGACTCGGTATCATTGTCGagcccatatccaaatcgaactacgagacaATTCGTAGTTCATCGAAGATGcctagaccgaccaacactcgccccgaatatcgatgccccaaggcagaatcgagctcgaaccaagaccggGGGCTCGAtctaataccgagctcgagccagtatcaagctcggagacaagagccgttacaaccgcaccaagggagagaatcttggcgagaactgaggaagagacaaatcatcatgggtcctccactatatgcattattttattatgttgttatagataaagcaatgaccctctattataaaagggagCATCCTTGTAAGCTAAAGGGATACGGCAATAAACACATCCTTTTCTCAGATACATTGAGGTTTCTTTGTGCTTGTTTCGTCTCAACTTATTCAATTTACCAGTATTGTTATttttgtatcaaagaaatttgcgtatccttagaaccatacctaaatttaacgttatccgatttttcgggtaaacagtttggcgcccaccgtgggactaagggtaacagtgattgtttgatataaatttacagtacactccagcttacaacttcaagtCAGCAATGGCCCTATCTATCGATcttgaagccggccttcaagatgaaaccaacaacttggcacccggggccggaaggttACCTGACGAtggcaacgaggctcgaatcgaagaatctgaaattcgagccgaagtaccattggatgtcaattaaCAAATAGCTCTGGAGGTGAATCAGCGTtctgaaccggaaagaagcattcagggcggtgctcgacccgtagcccgagacacccacagcATGGgaaaatcggggtcagcttgcgtatgattttcgaaatgctacaagcccaacaagcagcgatagctcagttgcagagccaaactcatatgcaaagTAGGCCAAACTCCAATCCAtttcttcgagaagtcacccccagaacggagcccgccatagtgaaatcaaacgagcaagaattggggaccgctcctgaaattgctaaattgctcgaggaactcacaaaacgagtcgaagccaacgacaagaaagTGAAAACGTATAatgctagggtcgatcaaatcccgggggctccgccaatgatGAAAGGGCTTGAtttgaaaaaattcatacaaaagccttttccctcgagcgtggcccaaaaaccaatccccaaaaaatttcgtatgcccgaaattctcaaatataacggcacaaccgatcctaacgaacgtgtcacctcctacacatgtgccatcaaaggcaacgatttggaagacgatgagatcgaatccgtgttgttgaaaaagttcggggagaccctcgcaaagggagaaatgatctggtatcacaacttactaccaaattccatcgattcttttgccatgttagcagattcgttcataaaagcacatgctggtgccataaaagttgcaacaaggaaatcagacctcttcaaagtaaaacaaaggggtaacgaaatgctaagagaattcgtatcccgatttcaaatggaacgtatggatttgccaccggtcacagacgattgggccgtacaagctttcacacaagggttgaacgagcgaagttccacaa
This region of Nicotiana tomentosiformis chromosome 4, ASM39032v3, whole genome shotgun sequence genomic DNA includes:
- the LOC138910324 gene encoding uncharacterized protein, with product MGVAACDRDGGEREKECIAALLNPCMKLGGHQFWYGTVYKGLALEDEESSKLPEAIASIRINAQIIYNAYQVALHHARPNVPTPSSSDSQSSKRTARVRALSAWTGFKGSQGSTSSDFSQLNEFEVYLSQKIEEVNPDGSFNLLEWWKDKEKYFPVLLRTARDILTIQASTVA
- the LOC104114491 gene encoding senescence-specific cysteine protease SAG39-like, with protein sequence MASLTFNWKVAFGALLVLEMFVSQATSRDLYEASIFQKHKQWMSLFGRVYKDDIEKAKRFKIFKDNFEYIEFVNKVGTRPYILGINEFADLSNEEFKASRNGYKMYSHQQLSKSTSFKYENVTAPATMDWRTKGAVTGIKDQGQCGCCWAFSAVAATEGINKIKTGKLISLSEQELVDCDTRSDMGCEGGLMDDAFKFIIKNNGLTTESNYPYEGTDATCKTGKESNHAAKITGYEDVPDNSESALLKAVANQPISVAIDASGSDFQFYSSGVFTGKCGTELDHGVTAVGYGKIGDGTKYWLVKNSWGTSWGENGYIRMQRDVDAEEGLCGIAMQASYPSA